The following nucleotide sequence is from Spirochaetales bacterium.
AGCGGTTGAGCAATAGTAATGAAGAAAAACGGTAATACGGCAATATTCAGTTTCTTTTTCATCGCCTGTCAACTATATTGAATTTGTTCGTCACGATAAACGAAAGGGTAGTATATCAGATTCGACGAACTAGTAAAAGCAATCGGGGAAATATACAATTTACCGGACGTATCGTTACGGCACAAGGGCCGCTTTTTGTTATGAAATTCGCCATCCCCCCCCGCATTTCCTTGACAGGTGTGATGATAACCCTATAATTCAAGGTAATGGAAAGAAAAACGGTTTTTATTTTGATATTCCTTTTTGTATGTCTTGTGCCGTGTGCGGCCGGAGAGCGGGCACGTATCGCGGTGCTCGACTTCGAGGTGCAGAGCGACAATCCTTCCTACAAATATCTTGGCAAGGGCTTTGCTGAGTTTATCGCCGTCGAGCTGGCGGCAGCGAAAGGGATCACGATTATCGACCGTGAACGGCGGAACGTGATTCTGGAAGAACAGGAGTTCGCCGTCTCCGATTTATCGGATGATTCCCAGACGATGCAGATAGGGAAAATGCTCACCGCCGAATATCTTGTGGCCGGAAGCGTCTTCGACGTCTTCGGGCAGCTCGCCGTGACGGTAAAGCTGATCGACGTACAGACCGGCGCGACGGTGACGAGTGTTCAGGTCGACGGACCGCCCGAAACCTACAAACGGCTTGTCGCGGAACTGGCCGAAGCAGTGGTCCGTTCCCTCGACCTCAAGCCGGCCCCCGCGGTTGTCGCCGTTGCAAAAGAACCTGAAATCGCCAAGGAAAAGGCGGAAAAGGTACTGACCGTTTTTTCCGAAGCGGTCGACGCTGTCGACAAAAAGGACACGGAAACGGCAAGAAAAAAGCTGAAGCAGGCGGAGAAAATCGACAGCACCAACCGCGCTGTCACCTACTACCTGAACAAACTATTTGCGGCCAGCCCCAAGTTCAATGTCGAGCTGATTTTCTACGCGCCGAGCTTCAACCCGGCGTACCTGGGATTCGTGAACAAGGACAGAATATACCTCACCGGCAGCACCAATTATCTGAGTCCGTTCTACGTCCAGTACCCGGAAGAAATCGACGGCCACAGAGATTTCACGTGGGAAGTCATTCCGGGACTTTACAATCAACTGGATATCCTGAAAAACGAACTCGGCTATTATTTCCCGATCGGTAAAAACATGGGCGCGGGCGCGGAATTCACCTTCGGCATGAACTCGAATATCTCCCGGGATCTCAATTACGAGATACCTTCGGAGCCCCCCGGAAGCGATATCTACATTGCTTCGCGGGCGAATGTATTGGGCGGCAGGCTGAGTTTCGGCGTCGGCCTCAACGACTGGTTCGCTGTCGGCGGCTCCGCATTCATATTCAACAGTAATGCGAACCTCGGCGGCAGCGACGGCCCCGGCGATCCACGTTCAAATACAATTTCCGCCTCCGCCACCCTCGGCCTGTACACCCGGTTCGACGGCGGAAGGCTGACATTCGACACCCTTGCCACCGTGCCGTTCCTCCAGGAGGTGTACCTCGATTACAGCGAGAAGGAATACGTGGCGTATAAAACCGCGCCGTACCCGCTTGTCTGGGAGACGACCATGGTAAGCGGGCTTTTCGGAAACCGTCTGTATGCCGCCGTAAAGGAAGTGGCGGAAATATATTACAGCCTCGGGGACGACGAGCGGTGGGGGGTGGCCTCCCGGCTTATCGGGTCCCTCGAATGGTGGTTCCTCGACTTCCTCGCGCTGCGCGGGGGCGGCGAATACGACTTTCTCACCCTCCTGGACGTAACTGAACACGGTTTTGGCGTGTTCGGCGGGGTATCGGTCCGTATCGGGGCCTTCGACCTCGACGCCAACTACACCTATATGCAGCGGGCACTCAGGTTTTATCCCGGTCTCACCGCCCCCGATGCGACCCTCCTTCTTCAACTCTCCTGGAACGGGGCATTTATCAAGGAGCGACAACAATGAAGCGTACGATGAAAACAATCACTATCGTTTTTGTTTCGATTCTACCCCTCCTGCTGCCATCCGGCTGCGAACCGAACGACTGGGACATAATCATGGCGGCTCCGCCGCCGGTGGAAAACCTTTCGATCTTCAGTCACAGCGGAGACGATATTATCTTTGCGTTCACCCTCCCTGATTTTTCGGAAAAGCATGAGGTATTCTCGAAGTTCGAGTTCCATGTCTACATTTATTCACGTCCCGCATCGGGCGGGGAAGAGACGTACCACAGTTCCGATTATTTCGATCAATCACAGATAGGAACGGATCAGACAATAATGGATACATTCACCGGCCTTACAGGCGGGACGCAATATATATTTATCCTCTATGTGGTCGATACCGAATTCCAGAAATCGGATCCTGTGGAGACGTTACCGGTCAACTGGTAACCGGACCACGACACATGCCGAACGGGACAGGCTGCACATATATATACCTTTTCTCCAATACAATTGACATGATAAATAATATTTCTTGTATCCATAATATAAATACGGAAAAAGGATCAAGGAATGCCCACCACACTATTGAGTACAACAATCGATGAAAAAATTGCGGAAAAGCTGGATAAAATAGCCGCCGAGACCCACAGAAAAAAAGTTTCTTCGTCAATCAGACCCTCAAGGAATATTTCGAGGAAATCGAAGAGTACGATACAGTTTTGAAGCGTAATAACGGTGAGTTTATCGAACTGGAACGGGCCAAAAAGGAATTGAAGGGAAAGTACCGGGGATTGTACAGTTACCGGTTTTCCGATTACAGAATCGTCTATCGGATTAATAAACCCGCAATTGAAATTCTCATTCTCAGAATACGACACAGGAAAAATGTGTACGACGGGTTTTATTGAAATTCCTTTTCCATCACGCGTCGTGTTTTTCTTCCGTATACAGCAGGCGAATCTTCTCCGCCTTCTCCCTGATGATCGTACGGATATAATGAGGTTTCACTACTTCCACGTTATCTCCGTAACTCAAAATCATGGAATACACCCATTCGTCTTCGGGAAACCGGAGCCCGACGAGCAGATCCCCTTCGTCGGTAACGGTGATCGAATCATCCTCGAAATATTCCTCCACCCGATCCTTCACCTCCGCTTTAAAGCGTAATACGATTTCCGCATCCCCGCCGTCATCCGGTTCTTCACAAAAGATTTCCTCATATAAGGCGTTTTTACGGCGGAAGGTTTCTGAGAGGAGACCGATATCCTTCATGCGGGAGACACGGAAAAAACGGTAATCGTTCCGCGTGCGGCACCAGGCAAAGAGGTACCACTATTACCATTTCTTTCATATAACCGGCAAGACGAACATTAACCCCGACAGGTTTTTTCCCGCAACACCCGAGTGATTTTCTTTTTTCAAACGATATACATATATACCTCAAATAAAAACTGAAAGGAGTGTAAAATGCATTATATTAAAAAATATATCTGGCTTATCACGATCCTCATCATCCCGGCGGGATGCGAGCTTATCGATCCGGAAATACCGACTCCCTCCGACCGGCCGCCCTCCATGGAAACTCCCCTGCCGACCTCCGGGATAACCGATACCCCGACGGCCTTGCCTACGGACATGGCAACCGGAGAACCGTCGCCCATTCCCACCGTTCAACCCACAACGGTTCCGACAGCCGAGCCGACCGAATCTCCATCACCCGATCCCACATCCGCCCCGACCGCGGTTCCGACCGTCACACCCGGCCCGACCGCGATACCGGTCCACTATGCGACGATCTATGTTGTATCGGATACGGATTGCACCGCCGCCCAACACGCGCAGGCGCGGATTGAACTCGATAACGCCCTCCGGGAAATCCGGGACAGCTACAATCCGGTCGATTTTACCGTCATCGACCTCGGGCGTGTTTGGGACGGACCGGATGGAGACGACTCAAGCGCGGCGCTGAGCGACCTCAGAAACGATTTCAGATCGTACGGCACCGGCAACAGGTATGTCATCGGTTTTATCCCGGACATGGGGATAAATAACGGGATGGGATATATGAACGGTAATTTCTGCGCCGTTTCCTGGGGCGGGTTGATCCCGCTCAATACCGCCGTCGTCATTGCACACGAGTTGACCCATAACTGGGGGGTGGCAGCCGAAGGACATGTCGATGCGTATCTTCCCGGGCCGGATATGTGCGTCATGAACTATTTCTACGCGGCGATCATGGACCCGGACAATATTGTATGGTGCGACGAATGCCGCGCCACAGTACAGGCGACGATCAATCGGTGGCCGGCGCGTTGACACTCGCTGATACCGGTATTTCGTTAAAGGCCGTACATTGCATCGAAACGTAATATTGCCGTAAAAGGATTAAAAAGGGGCGGCCGGCCGGCCGCCCTCCTGAATGCTTAACGTATGTGTTTCGGATAAATCCGAAGTCCGCAGATTACATGAAGATTGCCGCGCCGATTTTCGCGCCGAATTCCATAGTCTGGTAGGAATAATTGGCATCTTCCGGGGTAACAGAAGAATAATTGAAAACACCCCCTATCTGGATCGCGGCGTTATTATTCAGGAAAAGCGCGATTCCCGCTTCAGGCGTTACCTGAAATCCGGTAGCAGACGAATCCGTACCGCCGCCACTCTCCGTTTGCATCAGAAACTTCGCGGAAGCCTTCCCAAAAAAAGCCATCATTCCGCCGAGATCAAGGTAATATCCAATTTGAGCTCCGATCCCTATCACAGTATAACTGTCATCAGATTCATTGGAGCTATCAAAAAGCAGCTCGACGTCAGGCCCTACTTCCAGTCCGTCAATGACAAAAAATCCCATCGAACCGCTTAGCTGAATGACAAATGAATCCTGTAATACAGCGACTTCCTCGCCGTCTTCATCGATAACTTTCATCGATGATACGCCGCCGAACCCCGTCACATCCCCGCCGATCATGATATTCCCTGCGTTGATTGCCTTGCTGCCCTGGGCGAAGAGCAGGCTTCCCATCATCAGTAGCATTAAAAGTACGAGATATTTTTTCATATCTTCCTCCTGATAATATAGTTGCAATTGATTCTAATGCATCAGTATTTATAATTCCAATAAAACGTATAATTTTTTCAAGTTTTTTTGTTCCTTTTTAATATAAAATACAATCAATCGATTATTATCCGGAAGGAAAAATCCTGCGTCTTTCACGAACAGCGAGCCAGTAGACGACAACGAGAAGGACAGAAGCTGGCGGGAATTTGGTCGCGAAAAAAAGCCTTCCGTACCCGTCTTCGTTATCCGCAAATAATGCAGGAACATGCCGCAACGCGGAGATGAGAAAAAATACCGCCGCGATAACCGTTGTCCCAAGGAAAAATTTAAAGAAAAGTTCTTTATGCTCATTAAACATCTTTCTGGTAAAAAAGAGATACAGAAGCGTGACGACGGCGGCTCCTGCAACGGAAAAGCATAAAACAAAGAGGTTGTATCGAAATACCATGCCTGCATGTTCGGGGTGCCCGGAATATACATACAATAACGGATAAAAGACGGTCGCGAGGATGAGCATGAGGGGAAATAGAATAAATAGTAATATTCCGGGAATTTTCAACATGTTGTGTCTTCCTCCTTTCGGTAATACAGGCCGCAGCCGGATTACTCCGGACAGAAGAAGAGTACCGTAACGGGGGGTATTGGGCAAGGGGGATAACGGATGTAATACGTCTCCTTCTGTCTGTATTACTATCATGTACACGCTTTCTCTCAAGCGGGGAGTAACGAAAGCCGACCATTGACTATATGATTTTTACTTTTTGTCCCCGATGCAAGGCAAAAAAGGTCAATTTTGACGGGTTCAAGGAATACTCCTGTATTTCCTGCGGGTATACCTTTTATCATAATCCGGCGGCGGCAGTGGCAGCGCTCATTCCGTTAAACGACAAGGTATTAATGATAAAGCGGGCACGGGATCCGGGAAAAGGTAAGCTCGATCTTCCGGGGGGATTTGTCGATCCGGGAGAATCGGCCGAAAATGCCTTGAGGCGTGAGATACGCGAGGAACTTGGCGTCGAGATTCGTTCACTGACATATTTCGGCTCGTACCCGAATATTTACAATTACAAACGAATCGAATACCACACTTGCGATCTTGTCTTCATTGCCGAAATCGAGGAATTTCCCGAACATAAGGACGATGAAGAAATTGAAGAAACCATAATGATCTCACCATGCGCCTTGATGCGGGAAAGAATTGCCTTTGATTCGATCAAGCATGCACTAAAGGATTATTGTGCATTATTGCGCCGGAATCCGAATGGTTCACGATAAATACGTATATAATGCAGCCATAAACGATGTGGTTCACGTTTATCACAGGTGAACAGTTATTTTTGAATTGCAAATTCCCTAAAAGTGTGATTTATTTAATATTGATAAGGTATGCCTCCGGCACAGGGAGTAATAATCGTACATTATTCAAGGATGGATTTATGAATACTATATTACGGCTGTCCAACAGGCAGATAACAATATTAATAACCCTCCTTATTATGCTGTTTATACCGTCAGGGTACGCCCAGCAGCAGGAGATGGAAATTACGGCCGAAGAAGGAGCACAAAATCGTGTCTTTCTCGCCCTTTCCAGTGAAGAATACGACGTAACCCCCGGAGATATCTATACACTCAGTTATCTCAAGGCGGACGAACTCATAAGCTTTAATATTGTCGTTGAAAGCGATTATGCTATCAATATAAATGTCATCGGCCAGATTGACGGCAGAAACAAAAAGTTCCTCCGGCTTCAAAAGGAGGTCGAACGAAAGGTCCTCAATGTCTATCCCCAAAGCACCCCGCACCTTATCATCACGTCTGTCGGTATATTCCAGATCATGATAAAAGGAGAAATTCCGCAAACCGTCTATGCGACCGCCTGGGGGCTTTCCCGATTGAGTGAGATCGTCGAGAACAATCTCGGCCCCCTTTCTTCATTACGGGATATCCGGATCGAGTCAAAGGATGGAAAATCCAAAACGTATGATCTTCTCCGGGCCAGATTATTCGGCGATATCGATAATGATCCGTATGTAAAACCAGGGGATACGATCGTTATCTCCCGGAGGGAGAGAGAGGTTTCGGTAAAGGGGGAGGTAAACAGACAGGGAAAATATCAGCTTGTTGAAAACGAAAACATTTCCACACTCCTCGAAGAATATGCGAGGGGAATAACCCTGCGCGGAGACAAATCAAGAATAAAGATCGAAAGACAAAGCGGCGAACCGCCGGAAGTACTCTACATTGACGTCGATAATGCCGATGGTTTCCGCCTGGAAGACCTTGATACCATCACTGTCGAAGCGAAATCCAATTTTACCACCTATGTCTTTTTTGAAGGGGCCGGAATAAGGCGGCCGGCTTCCGAAATGGCCGCAGCCGAATCGGAAGAAGAAGGAGGGGGGGCAGAAAATGAAGGATATAACAGAATCAGGCATCCTATATTAAAGGGTGAAACGCTTCACAGCGCGGTCAGCGGC
It contains:
- a CDS encoding type II toxin-antitoxin system RelE/ParE family toxin, with translation MKRNNGEFIELERAKKELKGKYRGLYSYRFSDYRIVYRINKPAIEILILRIRHRKNVYDGFY
- a CDS encoding NUDIX domain-containing protein, with protein sequence MIFTFCPRCKAKKVNFDGFKEYSCISCGYTFYHNPAAAVAALIPLNDKVLMIKRARDPGKGKLDLPGGFVDPGESAENALRREIREELGVEIRSLTYFGSYPNIYNYKRIEYHTCDLVFIAEIEEFPEHKDDEEIEETIMISPCALMRERIAFDSIKHALKDYCALLRRNPNGSR
- a CDS encoding SLBB domain-containing protein, which encodes MNTILRLSNRQITILITLLIMLFIPSGYAQQQEMEITAEEGAQNRVFLALSSEEYDVTPGDIYTLSYLKADELISFNIVVESDYAININVIGQIDGRNKKFLRLQKEVERKVLNVYPQSTPHLIITSVGIFQIMIKGEIPQTVYATAWGLSRLSEIVENNLGPLSSLRDIRIESKDGKSKTYDLLRARLFGDIDNDPYVKPGDTIVISRREREVSVKGEVNRQGKYQLVENENISTLLEEYARGITLRGDKSRIKIERQSGEPPEVLYIDVDNADGFRLEDLDTITVEAKSNFTTYVFFEGAGIRRPASEMAAAESEEEGGGAENEGYNRIRHPILKGETLHSAVSGILSSIDPLADLDNSYIIRDGLEKSIPVNIEKLISQYNADDDVDLMPMDTIHIPLKQLNVVVLGDVRSPGLYRYQPNKSFLYYIHMAGGVISGFPEDYDIVISDKTDSKKNHTDYINPGDKIIIHQETVNVIGAVMNPGKYPYSHNKAYLFYVNLAGGINEERNSGGAVVLKDSDGNVIKDREIINPGDTIYLQSNSFLYHFNRVAPVFTTTLGIITSGITIALFVMNYTN